One stretch of Microplitis mediator isolate UGA2020A chromosome 9, iyMicMedi2.1, whole genome shotgun sequence DNA includes these proteins:
- the LOC130674950 gene encoding uncharacterized protein LOC130674950 isoform X2: MVFWGKNATKWSPLISERSIIRVQWAKVCTPNSQWKGLVAVTANTELNIQANTTITFEDEKFLDPVVVNSNPVVYEEILLQDIAAHQDKKINVKGWIKVPFQHVTFGGGSRGCGSIVDHEWRIRVTVRLFLDNPLLKKGSHVSVNDGSSLICDNIGDVVITANENILSEDELNGMGFYTPKRKIEGDTEKPSSKRSPFDN; this comes from the exons ATGGTATTTTGGGGCAAAAATGCCACTAAGTGGTCTCCATTGATTAGTGAGCGTTCG ATTATACGTGTTCAATGGGCCAAGGTGTGCACTCCTAACTCTCAATGGAAAGGACTAGTTGCTGTAACTGCCAATACTGAATTGAATATTCAGGCTAATACGACTATTACTTTTGAAGATGAGAAGTTTTTGGACCCTGTAGTGGTTAATTCTAATCCGGTGGTTTATGAAGAAATCTTATTGCAAGATATTGCTGCTCatcaagataaaaaaatta ACGTGAAAGGTTGGATTAAGGTACCATTTCAACACGTTACTTTCGGCGGAGGTAGCCGTGGATGTGGTTCAATTGTAGACCATGAATGGCGTATCAGAGTAACCGTTCGCTTATTTCTCGACAATCCCCTTTTAAAAAAAGGGTCACATGTTTCTGTCAACG aCGGTTCTTCATTAATTTGCGACAACATTGGTGATGTTGTGATCACCGCTAATGAGAATATACTCTCTGAGGATGAATTGAACGGGATGGGATTTTACACACCGAAACGCAAGATAGAAGGCGATACTGAGAAGCCATCTTCGAAAAGATCACCGTTTGATAATTAA
- the LOC130674950 gene encoding uncharacterized protein LOC130674950 isoform X1 gives MVFWGKNATKWSPLISERSIIRVQWAKVCTPNSQWKGLVAVTANTELNIQANTTITFEDEKFLDPVVVNSNPVVYEEILLQDIAAHQDKKINVKGWIKVPFQHVTFGGGSRGCGSIVDHEWRIRVTVRLFLDNPLLKKGSHVSVNGVISPHYGSSLICDNIGDVVITANENILSEDELNGMGFYTPKRKIEGDTEKPSSKRSPFDN, from the exons ATGGTATTTTGGGGCAAAAATGCCACTAAGTGGTCTCCATTGATTAGTGAGCGTTCG ATTATACGTGTTCAATGGGCCAAGGTGTGCACTCCTAACTCTCAATGGAAAGGACTAGTTGCTGTAACTGCCAATACTGAATTGAATATTCAGGCTAATACGACTATTACTTTTGAAGATGAGAAGTTTTTGGACCCTGTAGTGGTTAATTCTAATCCGGTGGTTTATGAAGAAATCTTATTGCAAGATATTGCTGCTCatcaagataaaaaaatta ACGTGAAAGGTTGGATTAAGGTACCATTTCAACACGTTACTTTCGGCGGAGGTAGCCGTGGATGTGGTTCAATTGTAGACCATGAATGGCGTATCAGAGTAACCGTTCGCTTATTTCTCGACAATCCCCTTTTAAAAAAAGGGTCACATGTTTCTGTCAACGGTGTGATTTCTCCACATT aCGGTTCTTCATTAATTTGCGACAACATTGGTGATGTTGTGATCACCGCTAATGAGAATATACTCTCTGAGGATGAATTGAACGGGATGGGATTTTACACACCGAAACGCAAGATAGAAGGCGATACTGAGAAGCCATCTTCGAAAAGATCACCGTTTGATAATTAA
- the LOC130674951 gene encoding uncharacterized protein LOC130674951, with amino-acid sequence MNTSLYPPSDESPSYGQLFIVDSAEAADFRVQRNVNCDKELLLLIDRILRQHNQFSMSYIMMKDILQTESIIDASGNTIEPELNLLFTLKPGMDIRRYNYQRANEVAAVFLTTADGDIPESYVTVQNKNTKTFQRLSIMDPNTEPWIYPLFYPHGNQGWHDSIKRVIHTNRRVTRKIITNINWLLEMTLILFSWAGD; translated from the coding sequence ATGAATACATCACTTTATCCTCCTTCCGATGAATCACCAAGTTATGGCCAACTGTTTATAGTTGATTCTGCGGAAGCCGCAGACTTTCGAGTTCAGAGAAATGTAAATTGTGATAAAGaacttttattacttattgaCAGAATATTACGTCAACACAATCAATTTTCTATGTCTTATATAATGATGAAAGACATACTACAAACAGAATCGATAATTGATGCAAGTGGTAATACTATTGAACCTGAATTGAATTTGTTATTCACATTAAAACCTGGTATGGACATTCGACGTTACAACTATCAAAGAGCAAATGAAGTTGCCGCGGTATTTTTAACGACAGCTGATGGTGATATACCTGAATCATATGTGactgttcaaaataaaaataccaaaacTTTTCAACGATTAAGTATTATGGATCCTAATACTGAACCATGGATATATCCTTTATTTTATCCACATGGCAATCAAGGTTGGCATGATTCTATAAAACGTGTAATTCATACAAATCGAAGAGTAACTCGAAAgattattacaaatataaattggCTATTAGAGATGACTTTAATCCTTTTCTCATGGGCAGGCGATTAA